gatttttatataaaaattggATTATttgtgacagaattttcattttttggtgaactaaccctttaattctttATATGCATAGAAGTGTGCGATATGTTTGTCTATGATGATACtgtaattattgttttaaatgatgTGCAACTGATATATGCCGCCAAAAATCAGGATACAAGGGCATTTTAGCCCCGATgaattcttgtttttatttatatcctATGATTTAGTtatattgaataaaaaaataaaccacaGCAGAACAGAGACTCCGTGCAACTCACAGTGGCAATTCGTTTCAAAATAAATTCGCATTTTGAACAATTAATGAACAGTTTATTTAATGACTCAATGAGCGATTCaataaagacagtcacttgcTTTGTTTCTGAATGTATTGGCCGTTGGAAAAGTCTTGATTTGCAAATGATtgtggaaaagtgggagtgtagagggtgGGAAAGGGAAAACACAGACCTGaaacacactcattatataGACACATGAATATTACAATACGACCACAGAGAATTATTATTCTAATTGAATTTAATCTGAATGTTGACGTTATTTGACATTAAAGGCGATGCATACATCTAAACAAAAATGCCCTTATATAGGAAAAAATGCTCCTGGAGATCAATTTAGGGTGTGCAGCAACCATATAAAGATCGCAAAACATTTTTCCAAATAAATTTCCTTTTATTATCCTAGGGAAGCACACTATCTTTCTCCTGCTCTCTCTCCTCCGTACAAATGCAGCAGCTGGATTTCTTTCTAGAATTAGGAAGTATGACCGtgttagcccagttctgtcaacactgcattggctccctattaaacatcgtatagattttaaaatcttgctacttacttacaaagcactaaatggtttatctccccagtacctgagcgagctcttaatacattatagtcctACACATCTATTGAGATCTCATTCTGGCcagttaataataatacatagaATATCAAAATTGACTGCGGgaaagtatatttggagacacatttttggttttattatttttatcctcttatacttttgtATCTGCCCAAAATAATGAAATCATCCACAATCGATTAAGTTGTGGAAAAACTTCCCTTGCCCTTCGCATTTCATACCTGCTCGTTCATTCCCATGTGCACTGCAGGATATTTCACAAAGACAGAGCTCACTTCTGTGTGCAAACTGTAAGATGTATTTAGGATCACGTATGCGAATAAAGCAAAATCTCTCCGGGTGAGTTCTTAAATTTAATGTCAAAAAGTCTTCAGTAcattaaaaagcaaaacaaacatcttaatgatcattttaagacgttttatatttttgaatggATCCCATAAATTGTAAtacaaaatgaattttaataaataaaaatattgttaaaaatcacattatttgTTGATTGTCACATGTAGCAAACCATTTTTGTGCCaagggtaataggaggatttaccaccacaagtatatttcaaaccatTGGGAAGCACTATAAATGAAGTATTTTTTGACCATCTAAATTTAGTAACTGGAGCCTCCATGTTTTTGttaggccctgtttccacctggtattacgATGTGTTTTGttcgatcagatcacaagtggacgacatTAAATACAGATGGAAACGGGGTATAAAACGTTTTGCGCTTGTCCACTTTCGCCCGCTTTCAGAGGTAGTCAAAAACGCATTCGACCAGATGCCGCCTACTGACCTTACGCGTAAGTTAAGTGCGcgctagccagatgggatttaaaatTTATCAGCTGAAGACccgtttggtttgaagacaaaaaaaaaaaaaaaaatgtaccaagcacaatgttcttcaccattcctgatttctaacacacacttaagccgagttcagactgcacgattttcaaagcagtcgggtcactgttcttttcacactgcatgactatcttggccagcattcagtcgctgctgtgttcaaactgcacgatggattggcgacagaaggtttcacactgcatgataggaagaatcgccgacaactgtctggcacgcaaactacgtttcacaaccaaaaacacgcgagatgtgacaaggaaacaacgcgatatcacacgtgcaagaccggagttattattattattattattaaaaacggtagcccgcaagaagcttgcaatacgaattgcctgtgcgctgatttgcagtgaaaacaagaaaaagaaaagaagaatatggaggaggaaacgGTTgaggagactgtggattgtgtgttctgcaatgagagttggaggtaaataaataacttttcaatgtgctgctgttgcggatggtcaagcaaatgtttgtgctttggttctgtttgatagaattgtaatgtttatgtgtacaaagccatgcttgctgatgttgtggtctataactcctccccgaactccccgctgctctgtatcttgctctctcattggctgtcggtcatcgccgatgtagttttcagtcagaacacttttcacacagcaggattttgaatcgccgacaggtccagatatttagcatgccaaatatctcacgggtgtcggcgactcgtcggcgattctctcagattgcgtctttgctcattcacactgcgtgattgtcactcacgtgaacgagcaccgatttgcctgtgatttcgggcatttgtcggcgatttctcaaaacctgtcggcgagccaaaatcggggctaaaatcgtgcagtctgaactcggctttacaGCGCTCGGCTAGACTTGCAACTCTCCGGACAGAAACAAAAGCTGCAGGTCTCTGTATGCTTTTCTGTTGTCTCTGGAtgcattcatatgtaaattgagTGAGCTTAATTTGTTCATTAGATCAAAGATCAGAAAAAAAACCTTATATTTTGCCGTcgggaatgtgtctccctcgtccGCTTGTGATCCATTGATTTTGGGTTTAATTTTACAGAAAACAATGTTATCTTatgtattttttccatttatatGTCGTAATAACAAACACCAAATAACCAGGATCTTTTCAGGTTGAAGACAGCATTAAGGCTGATTTATTCTTCTGCGTCGAGTGTATGCCGTAGCTACGGCGTAAGCTGTATGTAGCACGCGTAGCCTACGATGTAGCTGGACATGCACCtcttaaaaatgtaacaacgcgtcAATTCTATGCGGACCGCAAgcgctctgattggtctgctagaacccctccctcaggTCAGAAAACTGATGTGGAGCACTCGGAGAAGAGCGAGAGCTTTaaacttccataggaattaaAAAATGCTctgtttcaggggacacatgcagtcatactgcaacaaaagtcattacCTATTTGCCTTATCTATTTGTAAgctctgacaacgtacatgatgagctgcttcttcttcggcttttgccttaatactcaacatgaccgcggacactgcctactagtggtctgcatgcatgtcgacgcggacaacgacgcagaagtataaatgaaaacagacacaTAGCCTACAGCGCAGAGGCTCCGGCGTAGGTCcgatgcagaagtataaatcagcctttagtaTTTGTCTGGTCAGGACTCAGAGGGGCCATTTCATAtgtgaaaatgatttttcaaGCTTCCTGAACCACATTTTGTCTTGgtagtaaaagaaaaaaaggttaaCAGAATACATACAAATATGTATAATACCAGTTTGTAATCAATTTATTTCCAGTTGTCAAGTGAATTATGTACACTATATCATATTCTGGCGATGGTTAGATTATGTAAACCATTCTTTTTTCATACAAATCCTTAACACCACATACTATTTACTTATGACATCAAAGTATGCAACTTCGTAAACTTAGTAAAGAACAGTCCAACACTCTGAGCAACAGGCTTCCTGACACTAACGAGATATAAAATGAATTATACATGAATCCTCATGTGGTACTCGGGggtttctttatatttgaaactcTTCAACTTCTCTCGAGTGAATTCTTATGTGCCTGTTAAGGCTTCGTTTTTGGCTGAAAtgttttccacactgttggcaggtgaaaggcttctctccagtatgaattgtCATGTGGTTATCAAGGTTtactttttgactgaaactttttccacactgttggcaggtgaaaggcttctcccCAGTATGAATTGACATGTGGACATTAAGGTTTACTTTTGAACTGAAACTgtttccacactgttgacaggtgtaaggcttctctccagtatgaattgaCATGTGGCTATTAAGCTTtactttttgactgaaactgtttccacactgttggcaggtgaaaggcttctctccagtgtgaattctcatgtggaaaTCAAGAGTTCCTTTTCGggtgaaactttttccacactgttggcaggtgaaaggcttctctccggtgtgaataATCATGTGGTTATTAAGacttcctttttgggtgaaactttttccacactgttggcaggtgaaaggcttctctccggtgtgaattctcatgtggtaaTAAAGACTTCCTTTTTggttgaaactttttccacactgttggcacaTGAAAGTCTTCTCAGTGTGAAATTTCATGTGTCTGTTAAAGCCTCTGTTTTGATTTAATCTGTTTCCACACTGTTTGCTGACAAAATGACTTCTAGTCCTTGTCTTTTGAGCCATTTTTTGTGAGGAAGTGTTTTCAGTCTGTGAGCTACTACAAGGCATTTCTCCAGTAATGAAATCATGATGATTGTTATTTTGATCTTTCTCTTCTATTTTATTCAGtacttcactctcctcttttaGTGCCATTAGGTCTGAggcaaagaaagagagagaaaaaaagttaacCCCAGTTCAATGgcacaaataaacagacatcccaacatttaaacataaaatcCTGATGGTACTTGTTTTTCTACAGTACCATAAGTAACAATGATACCGAACATGTATGCATtatagcagtggttctcaaactgggGTACACATAAACAAGTTTAAGTTTGCttgtttatttactcatttattcaataattcacttaattttattatcacgGGAAATGAAGTGCCATGTCGCAAGTTCTTTAAATGAGGAGAAAGCTAATATTTTATTGTCCTCACAGCATGCAGGTTATGCGGTGATGTGCTATGATATCGCGGGGCAAATGAATTgcaatataaatttaataataaaagtagcatgataataataaaaataatttaatagccCTGCGTGCCCGTCTGCTATACGCCACTGTGAAGAGGTAAACGTTGTTCAGGCATGGCATCAAAGCAATTACCCGTTTTATCCAAATCCACATGCATGGACCGTTCAGTGTTTAGTACTGCAATGTCCAAGTCTCTCCTGTCTCATAAtgtttctcatgtgttttcaatCGGCGCAAGCAAGAAACGTTTACTAGACTGTGGACTAGCTTTGAGCTAGTCTCTGAACAGTGACTGTGCAGTCGAAATGTTATGACCagggaaagtgtgtgtgtgcatgtgccgTCTTTCGCAgtcatgggcaaaggagtatctttgaaaggctcacacgctcatgggcaaagaagtatctttgaaaggctcacgcgctcatgggcaaaggagtatctttgaaaggctcacacgttcatgggcaaaggagtatctttgaaaggctcacacgctcatgggcaaagaagtatctttgaaaggctcacgcgctcatgggcaaaggagtatctttgggcaaaggagtatctttgaaaggctggcacgctcatgggcaaaggagtatctttgaaaggctcacgcgttcatgggcaaaggagtatctttgaaaggctcacGCGCTCAtaggcaaaggagtatctttgggcaaaggagtatctttgaaaggctggcacgctcatgggcaaaggagtatctttgaaaggctcgcgcactcatgggcaaaggagtatctttgaaaggctcgcgcactcatgggcaaaggagtaggctatctttgaaaggctcacGTGCTCATGGGCAAAGAAGTATCTttgggcaaaggagtatctttgaaaggctggcacgctcatgggcaaaggagtatctttgaaaggctcacatgctcatgggcaaaggagtacCTTTGGGCAAAGGCTCACGTGCTCagggggcaaaggagtatctttgaaagacTTGCACGCTCAACTGTGCGCGAGACGGAGGGGAACGTGGGAAATTAAGTATACCCAGGCCTTAACCACTCCAAATTAGTGGACTGGACCTGACAGATCACATCGGGAAAAATTTTGCCATTCCTTTAATTCTACCCCACCttgaaataacattaaaaccaaGCACAGAATTTGTAACAGGCAAAATTACGTAAATACATGAGATCCAAACTTTTACTCAAAACTGCATCCGTACAAGCATAGTATGCTGTCTTAGCAAATTATGCTACATTATTGCCATTCTTGACAATGtatctttgtaaaagtggggactTAGCACTTGAGCATAAAGAACAAATAGGCTATAAACAAGCTGTGCATAGAGATCTATTTAAGACTTTTGTATCTTTGATACAAAAACCCTGTGAGTTCTagatttacctcggcatagttaaataattagagttcagtacatggaaatgacatacagtgagtctcaaaccccattgtttatGCAGGTAAGTTtcaacacttgcagtctgtattcataaacaacttcattctttataaatctctccaacagtgtgtaatgttagctttagccatgtagcaccaaactcattcagaatcaaaagtaaacatagagttgcgagcttgggggcggagagcgcgagcatttaaaggggacacgcgctgaatcggtgcattttttaattatgccccaaaataggcagttaaaaaaattgaataataaaaaaatctgtggggtattttgagctgaaacttcacagacacattctggggacacct
Above is a genomic segment from Megalobrama amblycephala isolate DHTTF-2021 linkage group LG14, ASM1881202v1, whole genome shotgun sequence containing:
- the LOC125244923 gene encoding gastrula zinc finger protein XlCGF8.2DB-like isoform X1 gives rise to the protein MEFIKEEIEDIKMAFIKEESEDIKIVFIKEESEDMKIEETIMKQEDTEEKTDLMALKEESEVLNKIEEKDQNNNHHDFITGEMPCSSSQTENTSSQKMAQKTRTRSHFVSKQCGNRLNQNRGFNRHMKFHTEKTFMCQQCGKSFNQKGSLYYHMRIHTGEKPFTCQQCGKSFTQKGSLNNHMIIHTGEKPFTCQQCGKSFTRKGTLDFHMRIHTGEKPFTCQQCGNSFSQKVKLNSHMSIHTGEKPYTCQQCGNSFSSKVNLNVHMSIHTGEKPFTCQQCGKSFSQKVNLDNHMTIHTGEKPFTCQQCGKHFSQKRSLNRHIRIHSREVEEFQI
- the LOC125244923 gene encoding gastrula zinc finger protein XlCGF8.2DB-like isoform X2, which produces MALKEESEVLNKIEEKDQNNNHHDFITGEMPCSSSQTENTSSQKMAQKTRTRSHFVSKQCGNRLNQNRGFNRHMKFHTEKTFMCQQCGKSFNQKGSLYYHMRIHTGEKPFTCQQCGKSFTQKGSLNNHMIIHTGEKPFTCQQCGKSFTRKGTLDFHMRIHTGEKPFTCQQCGNSFSQKVKLNSHMSIHTGEKPYTCQQCGNSFSSKVNLNVHMSIHTGEKPFTCQQCGKSFSQKVNLDNHMTIHTGEKPFTCQQCGKHFSQKRSLNRHIRIHSREVEEFQI